A window of Cryptomeria japonica chromosome 3, Sugi_1.0, whole genome shotgun sequence contains these coding sequences:
- the LOC131075069 gene encoding protein DETOXIFICATION 40: MSRYEYVQLNSLLPNYDSEHRRLGFGKSTWSECKAQWKLAAPTIAASLLQYMFFLVAEVMAGHLSKFDLAALAIAFTLVRGIGYGFMLGMGTALETFCGQAFGARQFHMLGIYMQRSIVILSATAVLLSIPCIFAEPIFKLLGQSTAIATKSGVLLKWMLPQLFAFAINLSVEKFLHAQSLILPIVWISGGVLIFHCVVCWITAFTFKLGLLGIVMTHNASCWLVAIFQFLYVILSDSCKASWTGFTLSAFRQLLSFLRLSIFSAIMVFLQIWYYQILVFLAGTLDDPEVDIDALSISINMILLELMIPLGFGVAISIRVANELGAGNAEAACFSVFVAVATSAIISIFFAIIFLLCKNVLGYLFTGSSTVAESVSALVPFLTASLLLNGIQAVLSGVATGSGSQVYVAYVNIISCYLVGLPLGILICYKFSLGITGIWSGMIAGTSMQCLILFYSAWNTNWNEQAKQASDYLSAWRTDVGASRCET, from the exons ATGTCTCGGTATGAATATGTACAGCTTAACAGTTTGCTGCCCAACTATGACAGCGAGCACAGGCGCCTCGGTTTCGGCAAATCAACATGGTCTGAGTGCAAAGCACAATGGAAGCTTGCAGCGCCCACCATCGCTGCCTCTCTTCTTCAGTACATGTTCTTCCTTGTTGCCGAGGTCATGGCTGGCCATCTCAGCAAGTTTGATTTGGCTGCTTTGGCCATTGCCTTCACTCTTGTTAGGGGAATTGGTTATGGTTTCATG CTAGGGATGGGAACTGCTCTAGAAACATTTTGTGGACAAGCTTTTGGAGCGAGGCAATTCCATATGCTTGGCATTTACATGCAACGATCTATTGTCATACTTTCAGCAACTGCAGTTCTTTTGTCTATACCATGCATTTTTGCTGAACCTATATTCAAATTGTTGGGACAATCCACCGCCATTGCTACTAAGTCTGGAGTTCTCTTGAAATGGATGCTTCCCCAACTGTTTGCATTTGCAATAAATTTATCTGTGGAAAAGTTCTTACATGCACAGAGTTTAATTTTACCAATAGTCTGGATCTCTGGAGGAGTGCTAATCTTCCATTGTGTAGTTTGTTGGATAACTGCTTTCACATTCAAATTAGGCCTCCTTGGTATTGTTATGACACACAATGCGTCATGCTGGTTAGTTGCCATCTTTCAGTTCCTATATGTTATTTTGTCTGATTCATGCAAAGCTTCGTGGACTGGCTTCACCCTTAGTGCATTCCGTCAACTTCTATCATTCTTAAGACTTTCTATATTTTCAGCCATAATGGTATT CCTGCAGATTTGGTACTATCAGATCCTTGTTTTTCTTGCTGGCACATTGGATGATCCAGAAGTTGATATAGATGCCCTTTCAATAAG CATTAATATGATACTCTTGGAGTTGATGATACCACTTGGCTTTGGTGTAGCCATAAG CATTCGTGTTGCAAATGAACTTGGAGCTGGGAATGCTGAGGCTGCATGCTTTTCGGTTTTTGTTGCAGTGGCCACATCCGCAATCATAAGCATTTTCTTTGCAATAATTTTTCTTCTTTGCAAAAATGTGCTGGGGTATCTCTTCACCGGCAGTTCAACTGTTGCAGAAAGTGTCTCTGCGCTTGTTCCATTTCTCACTGCATCCCTTCTTCTTAATGGCATACAAGCTGTACTTTCAG GTGTGGCAACAGGATCTGGGTCCCAAGTCTACGTTGCTTATGTGAACATCATATCCTGTTATTTGGTGGGGCTACCGCTAGGCATACTTATTTGCTACAAGTTTAGCTTGGGAATAACT GGCATCTGGTCTGGAATGATAGCTGGGACTTCAATGCAGTGTCTAATCCTCTTCTACTCTGCATGGAATACAAATTGGAATGAGCAG GCCAAGCAAGCATCAGACTACTTGAGTGCATGGCGAACAGATGTTGGAGCCTCCCGCTGCGAAACATGA